In Streptococcus respiraculi, one DNA window encodes the following:
- a CDS encoding lipopolysaccharide biosynthesis protein, with translation MMSETTPSPQKIFLWNILGSLSTAAISVLLLLVVSRTLTDLEADIFSIAYAIGNLFVVIGLFQVRNFQSTDMQPKYTFNEYFVARLLSCLGMLVAAGIYIWIKGYEGYKAVIILMICLYRLTDALSDVFQGLFQQKQRLDIASKSLVYRNTIIFIIFTVSLIVSTNLVLALTMVCIVSSLFVLVYDSKYAKNFANICIKHISINRLISLFTDNLPLFLNGFLLVYIYNNPKYSLDKLLELGSTEVGLQKDFNILFMPAFVMNLMMLFLRPIITKMAISYHHKEVKEFSMLQKQMFLTLSLASVVILISSFYLGIPVLSLLYNTDLTSYHTVFMILMFGGVLSSFATIFDNILTVIRAQKFLVISYVAAFGISILTSDYFVLSYQILGASLSFLLAMCVWLVMSAIIYRFIKNKKIE, from the coding sequence ATGATGAGTGAAACTACTCCGTCACCTCAAAAGATATTTCTGTGGAACATTCTAGGTAGTTTATCAACCGCTGCAATTTCTGTCTTGTTATTATTGGTTGTATCGCGAACCTTGACTGATTTAGAGGCAGATATCTTTAGCATTGCTTATGCTATTGGGAATCTATTCGTTGTGATAGGTTTATTTCAGGTTCGGAATTTTCAATCAACGGATATGCAGCCTAAATATACATTTAATGAGTATTTTGTTGCTAGACTTTTAAGTTGTTTAGGGATGCTCGTAGCAGCAGGTATCTACATTTGGATTAAAGGATATGAAGGCTATAAAGCTGTCATTATCCTAATGATTTGTCTCTATCGATTGACCGATGCTTTATCTGATGTATTTCAGGGGTTATTTCAACAAAAGCAAAGATTGGATATCGCTTCTAAGTCTTTGGTATACAGAAATACTATTATTTTTATAATTTTTACCGTATCTTTAATAGTATCTACAAATTTGGTGCTTGCCTTGACCATGGTCTGCATAGTCTCATCTTTGTTTGTATTAGTATATGATTCTAAATATGCAAAGAATTTTGCAAATATTTGTATTAAACACATTTCTATAAATAGACTGATTTCTTTATTTACAGACAATCTTCCGTTATTTTTGAATGGTTTTTTACTGGTTTATATTTATAATAATCCGAAGTATTCTTTAGATAAATTGTTAGAATTAGGAAGTACAGAAGTAGGTCTTCAAAAAGATTTCAATATTTTATTTATGCCTGCTTTTGTAATGAATTTGATGATGTTATTTTTAAGGCCTATTATAACGAAAATGGCGATTTCTTATCATCATAAAGAAGTGAAAGAATTTAGCATGCTGCAAAAACAAATGTTTCTAACTCTTTCATTGGCTTCAGTAGTTATTTTGATAAGTAGTTTTTATTTAGGAATACCTGTATTAAGTCTTCTTTACAATACTGATTTAACTAGCTACCATACGGTGTTTATGATTTTGATGTTTGGAGGTGTCTTAAGTTCTTTTGCAACGATATTCGATAATATTTTGACAGTCATACGAGCACAAAAATTCTTAGTTATCTCTTATGTGGCAGCATTTGGAATCTCCATTTTAACATCAGATTACTTTGTTTTGTCGTATCAGATTTTAGGAGCTTCTCTTTCATTTTTACTAGCTATGTGTGTATGGTTAGTGATGTCTGCGATTATTTACCGATTTATTAAGAATAAGAAGATTGAATAG
- the rfbD gene encoding dTDP-4-dehydrorhamnose reductase: MILITGSNGQLGTELRHLLDERGVEYVAADVAEMDITNAEKVAAFFKEVKPSIVYHCAAYTAVDMAEDEGKELNYAINVTGSENIAKAAEQYDATLVYISTDYVFNGNLPVGQEWQVDDQPDPQSEYGRTKRLGEEAVEKYASKFYTVRTAWVFGNYGKNFVFTMQNLAQTRDTLTVVNDQHGRPTWTRTLAEFMVHLVDTEQAFGYYHLSNDAKEDTTWFNFATEILKDTDTKVLPVDSSQFPAKAKRPFNSTLNLEKAKATGFTIPTWQEALEAFYHQETK; encoded by the coding sequence ATGATTTTAATTACAGGTAGTAATGGTCAATTAGGAACAGAGCTACGTCATCTTTTGGATGAACGTGGTGTTGAGTATGTCGCAGCAGATGTGGCAGAAATGGATATTACCAACGCGGAAAAAGTAGCAGCATTCTTTAAAGAAGTAAAACCAAGCATCGTTTACCACTGCGCAGCTTATACAGCGGTGGATATGGCGGAAGACGAAGGAAAAGAATTGAACTATGCCATTAACGTGACAGGTTCTGAAAATATCGCAAAAGCCGCTGAGCAGTATGATGCAACCTTGGTTTATATCTCGACGGACTATGTTTTTAATGGAAATTTGCCAGTTGGTCAAGAATGGCAGGTCGATGATCAGCCAGATCCGCAATCGGAATACGGTCGCACCAAGCGTTTGGGTGAAGAAGCAGTAGAAAAATATGCCAGCAAGTTCTATACAGTACGTACCGCTTGGGTATTTGGAAATTATGGGAAAAACTTTGTCTTTACCATGCAAAATTTGGCACAAACTCGCGACACCTTGACCGTTGTCAATGACCAGCACGGCCGTCCAACTTGGACGCGTACCTTGGCAGAATTTATGGTTCACTTGGTCGATACTGAGCAAGCCTTTGGCTACTACCATTTGTCAAATGATGCGAAAGAAGATACGACTTGGTTTAACTTTGCGACAGAGATTTTGAAAGATACCGATACCAAGGTATTGCCAGTTGATTCAAGTCAATTCCCAGCCAAGGCGAAACGTCCATTTAACTCAACTTTGAACTTGGAAAAAGCCAAGGCAACAGGGTTCACCA
- a CDS encoding DUF2142 domain-containing protein — translation MKNLVKHWNIRQKKGSYILFIISFFVLSIMSFHSIVVPKKMLICLFVIGLMLITFKPKKLAAATSMIIIVTGLLSSFLSPVNDIPDETAHYYRSVFVSEGDVNLSNDLENLKVSEDAQKVQSKNKTLIINSPLNNEKHQSKEKVAPEVTITNVYSFVSYLPQAIGIAIGNTLNISVMFSYWLGRFFNVLVYALLCYLAVKVSSKAEQLIAVSALLPMNVYLSASYNQDGMTLGVILLVIALFCNFICSDRKVTLTKFICYTFLCILLSTMKFPFILLIALPFFLPSERFTFQKNSWLVKLLCITSVFIVAVIWLKLSSEVQNRSLEALDHIKDVNPKEQIVSMLHSPIKYTAIILREILYRLIKPENMNLFGWLTYGPTFLIGLNMMFYFLVVVNNIGKVILDRWSKILLFLVITGIASGIVLAMYITWTPVGLLSVMGVQDRYFLGVIPLMLIFFTSNCSKLEKCQDVVSASLLLDISICFIYAMLLSTLFTYYAW, via the coding sequence ATGAAAAATTTGGTAAAGCATTGGAATATTCGTCAAAAGAAGGGCTCTTATATCCTCTTTATAATTTCATTTTTTGTACTATCAATTATGAGTTTTCACTCAATCGTGGTACCTAAGAAAATGCTTATTTGTCTATTTGTAATTGGTTTGATGTTGATAACGTTTAAACCTAAAAAATTAGCAGCGGCCACAAGTATGATTATCATTGTAACAGGATTGTTATCTTCTTTTTTATCGCCTGTAAATGATATTCCTGACGAAACGGCACATTATTATCGTAGTGTATTTGTATCAGAAGGAGATGTAAACCTATCAAACGATTTGGAAAATTTGAAGGTATCAGAGGACGCACAAAAAGTTCAATCAAAAAATAAGACCCTGATTATAAATAGTCCCTTGAATAATGAGAAACACCAATCCAAAGAGAAAGTAGCACCAGAGGTAACGATTACAAATGTCTATTCTTTTGTTTCTTACCTCCCACAAGCGATCGGGATTGCGATAGGTAATACTTTGAATATCAGTGTTATGTTTAGCTATTGGTTAGGAAGATTTTTTAATGTACTCGTTTATGCTTTATTGTGCTACTTAGCAGTGAAAGTATCTTCCAAGGCTGAGCAATTGATAGCCGTATCTGCCTTATTGCCAATGAATGTTTATCTATCTGCCTCTTACAATCAAGACGGTATGACTTTAGGAGTGATTTTATTGGTAATTGCTTTATTTTGCAATTTCATCTGCTCCGATAGAAAAGTGACGCTTACAAAATTTATATGTTATACATTTTTGTGCATTTTATTATCTACGATGAAATTTCCGTTCATTCTTTTAATTGCACTCCCATTCTTTTTGCCATCTGAACGCTTTACTTTCCAAAAAAATAGTTGGTTAGTAAAGCTACTGTGTATCACAAGTGTCTTTATAGTTGCAGTGATATGGTTAAAACTATCATCAGAAGTACAAAATCGTTCCTTAGAAGCACTGGATCATATTAAAGATGTGAATCCTAAGGAGCAGATAGTATCAATGCTTCATTCTCCGATAAAATATACGGCTATTATTCTCAGAGAAATCTTATATCGACTGATAAAGCCGGAAAATATGAATCTATTTGGCTGGTTGACCTACGGGCCTACCTTTCTAATAGGATTGAACATGATGTTTTATTTTTTAGTTGTGGTAAACAATATAGGGAAAGTGATATTAGATAGATGGAGTAAAATATTATTATTTCTAGTGATTACAGGAATTGCAAGTGGCATTGTTCTAGCTATGTATATAACGTGGACACCAGTTGGTTTGTTATCAGTAATGGGAGTACAAGATCGATATTTCTTGGGAGTGATTCCACTTATGTTAATCTTTTTTACTTCAAATTGTTCTAAATTAGAAAAATGTCAAGATGTAGTAAGTGCTTCTTTGCTCCTTGATATTTCTATTTGTTTTATCTATGCAATGTTATTAAGTACTTTATTTACCTACTATGCGTGGTAA